TGCAGGTGAGCAGCCCGTGGATGGACATGACTCTGTCAGAGCTGCAGGAGATGTCTGCCAGACAGCAGCGTCAGATCGACTCCCAGCAGCAGCTCCTGGCCTCCCAGGTACACCACAACACACCAGAACACAAGTGTCAACAACGATGCAAACATCAGCctgtcctctctctctgtgtcctgCAGGAGCAGCGCTTGTGTTTCCTGAAGCAGCAGGAGCACAGACACCAGCAGACGTCCTCGGAGCAGAAGAAGCTGCAGCATCTGAGGGACACGGTGGAGAAGCAGGAGGCGCAGCTGAAGATGGTGCGAGCTCTGAAGGGACAGGTGGAGCAGAAGCGCCTCAGCAACGGGAAACTGGGTGAGTTCTTCTGCTCCAGTTATTTAAATCACTCATTTTAAACGGCCCCTATTATGTAAAATCCAAGCTGATACTGAATGTGggttttgcacagcttgtcagttaacggctttactgacgagatgcacattcaTCATCAGCTGATGTATATCGTGCACCACTATCCTTGTGTCCATGAAAGCAGTCCTGTCACATTGAGTGTTTTCTGTGCAGGCTGAAGGATCTTGAGTTCAGGCAGTGGGAgttatgctgtgtgtgtgtgtgtgttttagtggaGCAGGTGGAGCAGATGAACAGTCTACTCCTTCAGAAGCAGAAGGAGCTCGCAGTCGCCGTGTCTAAAGTGGAAGACCTGAGCAAACAGCTGGAGACCCTGAAAATCGGCCAGCTGGACGCGCTTCACAGTAACCACAGCTCAGTGGCCGAGCTGGACCGACTCTGCAGGGAACTACAGGTCAGAGCCGAGCCGAGGAGGGGAAGATCACCGCCTCAGGCCTCTGTCCAAAcatctcacctgtgtgtgtgtgtgtgtgtgtgtgtgttcaccagaTGAGGAAGAACCTGAACCTGGAGCAGAGCGCTAAACTGCAGCAGCAGAGAGAGAACCTGAACAAGAGGAACCAGGAGATGGCCAGCATGGACAGACGAGTCAGTGAGCTGAGAGATCGCCTGTGGAAGAAGAAAGCTGCCCTTCAGCAGAAAGAGAACCTTCCTGTCAGCGTAAGACGTTTCTCCACTTCACACCAGCCAATTACAAGCCTGCATCTACACTCATGCATCCAGCATacactttaatccaaagcaacttaaaaatggatgtttaattaacaaagttcgggaggagcacatTAGAAAACCAGAGTTTAAGGCTAAAGTCTAGGGCTGCCGTTAGTTGAAAGAACATTTGAAAGAAACGTTCTCATTAACTTGATTTTATGAACTTAATTCAGTAAGTGATTTCCACTTGAACACATTGTACACACGAgtcagaagagtcaagtttttgAAGTGATTCTCAGCCAGAGCTTGggttttctgtatattttttgtaCCTCTAATGTCGCGATATCCGGAAAGACAGAGGCCTTCAGAACAATTTTCATACAAAGTTTAATTTAAACACACATAGCTACAGCTTCAGTTATTGTTTGAAATATCAAAAATGTACTACTTTTGGAatgtcaaaaatgtaaaacagcattttgaaaaGGTTTAACATTTGGTTATTTTGCTAAATTGATTTGCTGTTGCTCTAGAGTTTTATAAAAGCTCATTATTTGGAAACTGTTGTGGTTTCCCACTGTCCTCGTTCTGCCCTGATCAGGTGTGTGGTTTCACTGATGTCCTCTTCTTCCAGTTGCCTTCAGATGCCCAGACAGCGCCGCAGACAGGACCGGCCCGTGTGGCGGCGGTCGGCCCTTACATCCAGTCCTCTACCATGCCCAGGGGCCCCGTGAAACAGGACCTGCTCACTAAACACACTTACCCAGACGGCACAGCGACCGTACCCCATCAGGACAGGACCCCTCACCCGGACTCAGGTTTGTAGATCCCCCGTTTACCCGTCCGAGGGAACTGGGCTGTGTTTCTAACTGTGGAAATGGTGATATAATGTTCTGTGTGTAATTCTGAAGTGTCATGTCTACTGCAGGTTAGCACTAGAGacgtcacacatacacacaaaaacatgctgaTCTGATTTCTGTTTTAATTGTCTGTGATGCATTCTTAACTTTTGTGCAAAACATTCTGTACAAATCTTGTGCATTTGGCCAAAAAACTACGCAGATGAACAGCTAGCAGCTTtaacaaaacagacaaatatcGAATATACTACAAGATAACACTAATTAAAATATCTAATCCAACCCTCCGTCTTTtatgcaacattttttaaatgtcttttaacatCTTTATccgctttttcttttctttcagaggtTTTTCCTTTACTGAATCTGTAGGTATGTTGAGGATATGAATGAGGATAAATGAATCTGGCATGTGCACGAGAAAGCCATGAAGTGCACGTTTGCAAAGCTTATAAAATAATGATCTGCTGTATTCTCACTCATGCAGTCATGTATACATGGATTTGTAGTGTCTGtatgactaattaaaaaaatgttgattaatTTAACCCTTAACCATCACTCCCACACTCAAAGTGAGAGCCTTctgtttaaagggacagttgaccCAAAATATATATCATTTCATTTACTTCTCATGTCTTTCAAGACCCAGTAGACTTTCATTCATCTTATATTAGAACATCTTCTGCAACAGCTTTTCATAAAACCTGAATTTCCTTTGAATGTCCATGTCTCCAAAACTTTGATGCTTCAAAACGTTTGTCAAGAGATTGTAAATGCAGTCTTCTGAAGAGACATAATCCCCTTACAACGATACATTTAGACATTGATTCACTTATGATCCCTGAGCAGCACAAGGTTTGTTCTCTGAAGTGTATTCTGTCTGTTCAGGCAAGGTGTCCTCAAAGATGTCTAACTGGAGTTCATCCATTATGAAGACGGGCAGTAATTTTGAGTCGTCCAGTCTGCCCCGCATGGTGACCCATTCATCTAAAAAGCAAGGTGACCCTCCACACCTCCTATCCCCATTAGATGTGTAACACCCAGTTGGTCtgtgtttaaatgtattgtgAATTCTCCTGCTCCCCATAACAGATAACACCGAGGCGCTGAAGCGGGACCCCAGGGTGCGTCCGGTCTCCATGTTTGAGTCCGTCGATCCACCACCAGCTTCTTTACGGAAGAACCAGAGCAGTGAGGACCTTGCGAGAGACGCCCTGGTAATGCTCAGACGTCTTATCGAATTACTAGTTCTCTTGTGTTCAATACTTGTTAATACTTGAACAATACCAGGTGGACATTTGAAGAGgtttctctgaggtccacttatagtGTCTTCAAGATTTCATCACACTGTGGTCGCACAGCATCGTGctttagtttcaatctttctgaagtttcaatctttctgaaaatcccgCATTGAATTGTGcattgtttgtaaatgaatcacACGAATCCGTGAACAAACAGGCAGCGCAGTACcatcggtgggcggggcttaacagGCAGTGCAGTAGggtcggtgggcggggctaaacagacaacGCAGTATgatcggtgggcggggcttaatGGGCAGCACAGTAGgattggtgggcggggctaaatgGGCAGCGCAGTAGGATCGATGGGGGGGGCTAAACCGGAAGCGCAGTTggatcggtgggcggggctaaacggAAGTGCAGTAGgattggtgggcggggctaacaGGCAGCACAGTATGATCGATGGGCGGGGCTAACAGGCAGTGTTCTAGGATTGGTGGGCGGAGCTTTTTTTAGactaacaaaaaaagttttgagttctgaaacttacaggatgtttttatagtataaaTAAATCTTATATGTCATATGATTAAGGGAAGTTTGGTTCGTGACCCCTTTGAAAGTCCTCAGTGACACTTTGATTTGTCCTTTGATTCAGAGCGCTGTCAAGAACACCGTCAAGGTTCCTCCTCCAGTTCCCACTAAACCGAAACAGGCCATCCTTCCCTCTGGTGGCCAGATGGGATACAGCAAGACGGCCGGCACCTTCCCTGGGAAGAGTAAGTCTTCGGCTCAGCAGCCGCCCGCTGGCGTCCAGTCTGGTGGTACTTTACCCCTGCCCTCCAAACTGGAGGCTCCCCCAGCTGCCACCGTACACCCCTTCAGCCCCGAGCCTCCTGGAGCCAAAGACTCCGGCGGGCAGCTCCTGCGCAAGCCACAGATGCTGACCACCAGCTCCATCTACTCCATGTACACGCAGCCGCAGGGCACTCAGGGAGCGCTGAGCCGATCCCAGAACCGCGGCAGCAACTTCATCAGCGGTGAGGGACTTTGTGTTCACCAGGACAGAGGAGTTCATACAACATATGTgtctctggagcacaaaaccagtctttagtgtcaatttttctaaatgtttatttatacaccatctgaaagctgaataaatcatctctccagtgatgtgtggtttgttaggaggacaatatttgactgagatacaactatttcaaaatctggaatctgagggagcaaaaacatctagatattttgaaaatgaccttcaaagttgtccaaattaagttcttagcaatgcatattacgaatcaagaatttatttttgatatgtttacattaggaaatttacaaaatatcttcatggaacatgatctttacttaatatcctaatgatttttggcataaaagaaaaattgataatttgtacaatgtattgttggctattgcttcagatataccccagagacttcagactggttttgtgctttgAATAAGTGCAAGAACACTCTAAACACAAAGTtatttgttgctcttttgttgagcTGACAGTTTTTGTCTTGATGCACATGCAGTTTATGGGAAGCCAGTGGCCCCCGCAGGCCAGCACCCAGAGAACCCGTACCTGGACTCGTCCAGTGGCCCCGAAGCAGAGAAGGACCCCAGCCCTGGAGCATCTGAGAGCGAGCGGATCCCCAGACCTCTGAGTCCCACCAAACTGCTGCCCTTCATCTCCAACCCCTGGAACCAGAGCGATGTCGACCTCGAGGCCCTCAGGAAGAAGCTCTACAATGCGCCCAGACCCCTGAAGAAGCGCAGCTCCATCACGGAGCCCGAGGGCCCGGGCGGCCCCAACATCCAGAAGCTGCTGTACCAGAAGACGACTCTGGCGGCGATGGAGACCGCGGTGACTCCTCCAGCAGAAGAGGAGAAGGAGACGCCCGCAGATCCTCAGAGAGAGGATGAAGCTTCACTGGAGGGAGCAGAGCAGGCCGTCCCTGAGCCGGAGGAGTCCACAGCGGCTCCAGACACTGAAGGAGAGGACctgcctcctccacctcctccacatCCGGCCCCGCTCCTCCCTCCACCGGCCCAGCCTGACagccctcctcctccacctcctcctgacAGCTTCCCGGAGGACTTCCCTCCGTATCCTCCTCCTCCGTATCCCAGCGGCGCCGAGCTCGAGGCTCCAGAAGACACCTTCAGCATGAAGCCGCCGGAGGTCACCGGACAGGTTCCCTCTCCACCGGTACGTGCCCTAAATCAGCCTCTACAGCTGGGAGATGTCCAGTGTTGGGAAGGATATTCTGCAAATGGAATAAGTTACAGATTACACGTTACTCTAtataaaatgtaaccatttaaaataaatgttaaaaatccaattaatttttttttttttaagtaatttagttacatgtaactagttactccccaacactggcgATATGGCAAAACATTTTAATCTCGATTTTTCAGAATGTTtgacatattcttttttttttatgtctagtaaacttgaaaatgtaactacGACATAATTCAAGTAACTAGTTCTTTATTAAGCCTCTAGTTAAAGAGAATGGTATTCCAAGTGCCGCACACATGTAGTTGGAAacatgatgtaaatgttaaacaaatctcTTGTTCATGGAGAAAAATGCATGAACTACAATCttaaacacagactgatatatgtcaaatgtttattttttattttattttgatgattataactgacaactaaggaaaatccccaaatcagtatctcagaaaattagaatattgtgaaaatgttcaatattgaagacaatATTGGTTCATGTAGGTGGGGAGAAGTCAATCCAGCGATCTTAtttcatgggtttacatgtgatggtcaggctgtgcatctctttgaccatcgATCTTTATTAATTGCTCCAGATTTGAccatctcttctccgaattgaaattgtcaataattgttctagtggtgttaatgtcgaaagctgttctgtgaaagagttggttggttagtgGACTTGtttctgacttgtggcactaggaattgatttacaacatcctgttgcctttctgaggaattcggctcctcGTGTTTCAACCATGGTCCTTATcgaatctttaatttgtctggtatgggtctgatacgctacactgcaaagcctttaaatggtctctcagtctagttctgtagactacacaatcatggggaagactgctgacttgacagttgtccaaaagatgaacactgacaccttgcacaaggagggcaagacacaaaaggtcatttcaaaagaggctggctgttcacagagctctgtgtccaagcacattaatagagaggcgaagggaaggaaaaggttttgtagaaaaaaagtgtacaagcaatagggataactgcactcaggagaggactgtgaaacaaaacccgttcagaaatgtgggggagattcacaaagagtggactgcagctggagccagtgcttcaagaatcactacacacagacgtgtgcaagacatgggtttcagcttcacattccttgtgtcaagcctctcttgaacaacagacagcgtcagaagcgtctcgcttcaaaaaggactggactgctgctgagtggtccaaagttatgttctctgatgaaagtcaatcagggtcccagagtctggaggaagagaggagagacacacaatccacgttgcttgagatccagtgtaaagtttccacagtcagtgatggtttggggttccatgtcatctgctggtgttggtccactgtgttttctgaggtcaaaggtcaacacagccgtataccaggaagttttagagcacttcatgcttcctgctgctgaccaactttatggagatgcggatttcattttccagcaggactctgcacctgcacacagtgccaaagctaccagtgcctggtttaaggaccatggtatccctgttcttaattggccagcagactcacctgaccttaaccccagagacaatctgtggggtattgtgaagaggaagatgtgatgtgccagacccaagaatgcagaagagctgaaggccactatcagagcaacctggtctctcataacacctgagcagtgccacagactgatccactccatgccacgccgcatggTGCTGTAATTCAGACAGAAGAGACACAACTAAGTGTTGAGTGCTGTACGTGATCATACTTTTcatttggccaagatttctaaaacacctttctttgtattggtcttaagttctATTCTAATttcctgagatactgaatttgggattttccttagttgttagttatgatcatcaaaatgaaagaaataaacatttgaaatatatcagtctgtgtgtaatcaatgaatataatatacaagtttcactttttgaaacgaattaatgaaataaatgaactttctgATGATATTCTAGTTAtgtgaccagcacctgtaaatgtTCTGTAAAAACAATGAACAGCAGCTTTCAGTCTGTCAGAATGAAGCAAACCTGAAGTATCAGCCATACAGCAGTAGTTCTTCACGAGTGTTTTATTTGATTGGGCTGTGCTCCATTGTGACGTCTGTGTAAACATGGACGTTTCACTCTTTCATCTTCTTGTGTGTTTGTCCTCTTCCACTGTCCTTGTTGTCAACACAAAAGCTCATTCGGTGTGAATGGTGTCTAGCGTTGTGAGCCGCTAATCACGTCATTCTTTTCTCTTTACTGTTATCACCAGCATATTGTCAAAGTTTCGTATTCAAACGTTTggtaatatttctattcaaaattgCGATTCCTTGATTTCTAAGTAATTAAATAGTtgcaaaacattaaaatcttctCCTGTACAGTGAATGCTTTATCCATTATAAGCCTCAGCTAACCGGATCTAGTTATCATCTCCGAACGCTGTGTGCTTTGCGTATTAATTCTGCCACTAGTCAAAATGGGTTTGTGTTGATGAGTCGTAAGTCACATGACTAGTTTAACATACAATGACAAGACTGGTAATTACGGgctatttttaacaatattgactaaagtaaaaaaagaaaaaatacactcTAACGTTAATTATGTGGGTGTATAATAAAAACCAATGAATCCAAATGCAGAACTGCTACTCCTTTAATTAGTATAAGTCTATCACATCTAATAAGTGTGTTTTCTGTGCAGGGTAAGAGGACGAACCTGCGCAAGGCCGGCTCGGAGCGCATCGATCACAGCATGAGAGTGCGCTTCAATCCTCTGGCTCTGTTACTGGACTCATCTCTGGAGGGAGAGCTGGACCTGGTGCAGGGGGTCATTCACCAGGAAAGGCACATTCACTGTTaaacatgaagaagatctgtgtGTCACTGACCAGTAGTGTTTCAGGAAGATGGCAGTAATGTGGTGGATGGGTGTTTTACAGGTGGAGGATCCCAGTCAGCCCAACGATGAGGGAATCACAGCGCTGCACAACGCAGTGTGTGCCGGCCACACGGACATCGTCAAGTTCCTGGTGCAGTTTGGGGTCAATGTGAACGCCGCCGACAGTGACGGATGGTGAGGAGCgtttcacacactcacagacactccTCAGTGGACAGCAAGCGTTTAACCCACCACGTTACATGCTTTCATTCAGTTCAGTCAAAGCCTGTTTCATGTCTGTCATGTTTTCCCACGTATGCAGGAGATAACTGtgccacaaacacacattaaatttGTTAGAATACATCAACATCCACTGTTCCCTTTGAGACTtcagtattaaaaataattttcaggcaaaattataatgtttttgagtcaaatcaatatttaatgtcaCATGTATTGTAGGAGCAGTATGTGGGATGATCTACAGACATCTGCTcatcattataaaataaagattacaatAACAACACATCCAGTGAGGATAGATGATGAtgctgctgttgtgtg
The Carassius auratus strain Wakin chromosome 38, ASM336829v1, whole genome shotgun sequence genome window above contains:
- the LOC113057427 gene encoding apoptosis-stimulating of p53 protein 2-like, with translation MMPMFLTVFLSNNDQHFTEVPITPETVCADVLELCQEPAEASGHLAEVWRGSERAVGESEKMMDLLLQWGQRRPEVRFFLRRGRAPSTPTDSRSWNQKRNGVKKPTDRRTENGVSSPWMDMTLSELQEMSARQQRQIDSQQQLLASQEQRLCFLKQQEHRHQQTSSEQKKLQHLRDTVEKQEAQLKMVRALKGQVEQKRLSNGKLVEQVEQMNSLLLQKQKELAVAVSKVEDLSKQLETLKIGQLDALHSNHSSVAELDRLCRELQMRKNLNLEQSAKLQQQRENLNKRNQEMASMDRRVSELRDRLWKKKAALQQKENLPVSLPSDAQTAPQTGPARVAAVGPYIQSSTMPRGPVKQDLLTKHTYPDGTATVPHQDRTPHPDSGKVSSKMSNWSSSIMKTGSNFESSSLPRMVTHSSKKQDNTEALKRDPRVRPVSMFESVDPPPASLRKNQSSEDLARDALSAVKNTVKVPPPVPTKPKQAILPSGGQMGYSKTAGTFPGKSKSSAQQPPAGVQSGGTLPLPSKLEAPPAATVHPFSPEPPGAKDSGGQLLRKPQMLTTSSIYSMYTQPQGTQGALSRSQNRGSNFISVYGKPVAPAGQHPENPYLDSSSGPEAEKDPSPGASESERIPRPLSPTKLLPFISNPWNQSDVDLEALRKKLYNAPRPLKKRSSITEPEGPGGPNIQKLLYQKTTLAAMETAVTPPAEEEKETPADPQREDEASLEGAEQAVPEPEESTAAPDTEGEDLPPPPPPHPAPLLPPPAQPDSPPPPPPPDSFPEDFPPYPPPPYPSGAELEAPEDTFSMKPPEVTGQVPSPPGKRTNLRKAGSERIDHSMRVRFNPLALLLDSSLEGELDLVQGVIHQVEDPSQPNDEGITALHNAVCAGHTDIVKFLVQFGVNVNAADSDGWTPLHCAASCNNVQVCKFLVESGAAVFAMTYSDMQTAADKCEEMEEGYSQCSQFLYGVQEKMGIMNRGVVYGLWDYESEQDDELSFREGDCMTVERREDEDETEWWWVRSASGEGYVPRNLLGLYPRIKPRQRSLA